One stretch of Juglans microcarpa x Juglans regia isolate MS1-56 chromosome 3D, Jm3101_v1.0, whole genome shotgun sequence DNA includes these proteins:
- the LOC121255031 gene encoding transcription factor MYB106-like — translation MGRSRCCEKEGLKKGPWTPEDDQKLLAYIEEHGHGSWRALPAKAGLQRCGKSCRLRWTNYLRPDIKRGKFSLQEEQTIIQLHALLGNRWSAIATHLPKRTDNEIKNYWNTHLKKRLTKMGIDPMTHKPKTDALGSGRWDSKDAANLSHMAQWESARLEAEARLVRESKLLVSNPIQQQAMISSAPAQNINKTLAQPALPPCLDVLKAWQGLWSKSTGAGIFPVAGDDLESPTFKLNFSVNAFPIESTVALTENQVAGALDFASNSSVTCGVGITKEVCQMPEELKERLDNTMSLQEMTYTTESAWFADSFRAMSENMTPLSNIVEGFTDILAYNCDDKNSLLAGDNIMENGDKTCSGNFEENNNHYWNSILKLMNASSSGSPVFYSNK, via the exons ATGGGCAGGTCTCGATGCTGCGAGAAGGAGGGGCTGAAGAAAGGGCCCTGGACCCCTGAGGATGACCAGAAGCTTTTGGCTTACATCGAAGAACATGGCCATGGAAGCTGGCGAGCTTTGCCCGCAAAGGCTG GGCTACAGAGATGTGGGAAGAGCTGTAGGCTGAGATGGACCAATTACCTCAGACCTGATATCAAAAGAGGAAAGTTCAGCTTGCAGGAAGAACAGACCATCATTCAGCTTCATGCTCTTCTTGGGAACAG atggTCGGCAATTGCAACGCACTTGCCCAAGAGAACCGACAACGAGATTAAGAACTACTGGAACACACATCTTAAGAAAAGACTAACTAAAATGGGTATCGATCCCATGACCCACAAGCCCAAAACGGATGCCCTCGGCTCTGGAAGATGGGACTCCAAAGACGCAGCAAATTTAAGCCACATGGCTCAGTGGGAGAGCGCAAGGCTCGAAGCCGAGGCCAGACTGGTAAGGGAGTCGAAGCTGCTTGTGTCCAACCCTATTCAACAGCAGGCCATGATCTCCTCTGCTCCTGCTCAGAACATCAATAAAACCCTCGCTCAACCCGCACTGCCACCATGCCTTGACGTGCTCAAAGCATGGCAAGGGTTATGGTCAAAGTCAACGGGAGCCGGCATATTCCCAGTCGCCGGAGACGACCTTGAGTCTCCGACATTCAAGTTGAACTTCTCGGTGAACGCATTCCCCATCGAAAGTACTGTTGCGCTCACTGAAAACCAAGTGGCCGGAGCACTTGATTTCGCCTCCAATAGCTCGGTTACATGCGGAGTTGGGATTACCAAAGAAGTCTGTCAAATGCCAGAAGAACTCAAAGAAAGATTGGATAACACAATGTCATTGCAGGAAATGACGTACACCACGGAAAGTGCATGGTTTGCGGATTCCTTTAGGGCTATGAGTGAAAACATGACGCCTCTCTCAAATATCGTGGAAGGTTTCACTGATATCTTGGCCTATAACTGTGACGACAAGAACTCATTGTTGGCCGGAGACAACATTATGGAAAATGGAGATAAAACCTGCAGCGGTAACTTTGAGGAGAATAATAATCATTACTGGAACAGCATACTCAAGCTAATGAATGCTTCGTCGTCTGGTTCTCCTGtgttttattctaataaataa